The following are encoded in a window of Cucurbita pepo subsp. pepo cultivar mu-cu-16 chromosome LG12, ASM280686v2, whole genome shotgun sequence genomic DNA:
- the LOC111807292 gene encoding uncharacterized protein LOC111807292 isoform X1, producing the protein MEEDLSAEKLVRKAKEEDFDFDLDRVLDGEGNEVLQNLHIDGAENLHSVSISCDCERELLELEIQKGYEARVEEVMVDVFKGSGENAEVEIRSSKRRKVDDDHIEGEDIKVVEKVKIKLMADKLRGSDRVLRSSFAAKIECDSVADSDGNNRTMVVQNCRSSRYGKKLEKLEKGSEDQLLSGNQEVKRKRGRPPKVEKEAEEVVVSPMMTLKRKPGRPPKLESENNHRVVCESRKLKKKRGRPPKTEKENDNPLLPPKLESENNHQLVYESKKLKKKRGRPPKIEKENENPLFPPNLECKNNHQFVCESKKLKKKRGRPPKTEKETDHPLFGELNNLKPRRGRPPKLQQSNGALKDEHTKGRKDRLARKLSMKLRYGVKTNIPTYCLSSYKRHIRKEIHMRKSIPVGNDLSQENLIPEVALTASSKVNVDEYKRSVAKNLLRERITEILKTAGWTVQYRPRCKREYKDAVYVSPEGRTHWSITLAYNVLKRHYEIGDGDSKVYRTGFTFTPIPEEEIMTLTRFTRARKIGELKNRRRNEKLKKLIERTKCKEKAKSSRSPVSKSIKKRKKDMSHHDLDNSGHNLEKGFPRTQNSKRCALLVRNTEETANSCNDGYFLYKGKRTLLAWMIDLGVLSLDEKVKYMNQRKTRVKLEGRLTRDGILCNCCDEVFTISKFEMHAGGRVGQPLENIYVHTGSSLLQCLLESWNKQNEPQCKGYNFVDVDVEDPNDDTCGICGDGGDLICCDSCPSTFHQSCLDIKKFPSGPWHCLYCSCKSCGQVTMGLCPRDDHHEAAAAVLCKCHLCEEKYHPICVQTNDASGDDVNNPLFCGKKCQMLHERLQMLLGVKQDMEEGFSWTLIRRSDVGSDVSLCSEVAQKIKWNSELAVALFVMDECFLPIIDHRSGINLLHNILYNCGSNFTRLNFSGFYTAILEKDDEIICAASLRIHGNELAEMPFIGTRYMFRRQGMCRRFLGVIESALSSLNVEKLVIPAISELRDTWTSVFGFKPLEETSKRRMRKMSLLVFPGVEMLQKPLLKDHLPMECTPLAEGSKSPQLAEPQTLEVVATCPEERHLPGPCVNSCSEGTASDGFGISGEPAVVESSVKQNDKILNDDIDDTSEDVEAHNADVIDSTLGERNQKFENLMCSTCLTCEEAKEAGQYQTSLGSTISDPEDRTSELNGELDGSSAIDPKSCLEFPKGTDSIDGQATAEICIPSDKLESTHDEHVNQSETISSSNPQKIASVHDGQTVLFNSETANGCDATLHMDEKTCSPSDGDRLKVSSNCHPMEDVM; encoded by the exons ATGGAGGAGGACTTGAGTGCTGAGAAATTGGTGAGGAAGGCGAAGGAggaagattttgattttgatcttgATCGAGTTCTGGAtggggaggggaacgaagtgTTGCAGAATCTTCATATAGATGGTGCGGAAAATCTGCATTCGGTTTCAATCAGCTGTGATTGTGAGAGAGAGTTGTTGGAGTTGGAAATCCAGAAGGGATATGAGGCGAGAGTGGAGGAAGTCATGGTGGATGTGTTTAAGGGTAGTGGGGAAAATGCTGAAGTGGAAATAAGGAGTAGCAAAAGGAGGAAGGTGGATGATGACCACATTGAAGGTGAAGATATAAAGGTAGTGgagaaagtgaaaataaaacttatgGCTGATAAACTGCGGGGTAGTGATCGAGTTTTGCGGTCGAGTTTTGCAGCAAAGATAGAGTGTGATAGTGTAGCTGATAGTGACGGGAATAATAGGACTATGGTGGTGCAGAATTGTAGGAGCAGTAGGTATGGCAAGAAATTAGAgaagttggagaagggaagtGAAGATCAATTGCTCTCTGGAAATCAGGAGGTAAAAAGAAAGCGTGGGAGACCGCCGAAGGTGGAAAAGGAAGCTGAGGAAGTAGTTGTTAGCCCTATGATGACGTTGAAACGTAAGCCTGGAAGACCACCcaagttggagagtgaaaACAACCATCGAGTTGTCTGCGAGTCGAGGAAGTTAAAAAAGAAGCGTGGAAGGCCACCCAAgactgaaaaggaaaatgacaATCCGTTGCTTCCACCAAAGTTGGAGAGTGAAAATAACCATCAACTTGTCTATGAGTCGAAGAAGTTAAAAAAGAAGCGTGGAAGACCACCCAAGatcgaaaaggaaaatgaaaatccaTTGTTTCCACCCAATTTGGAGTGTAAAAACAACCATCAATTTGTCTGTGAGTCGAAGAAGTTAAAAAAGAAGCGGGGAAGGCCACCCAAGACTGAAAAGGAAACTGACCATCCATTGTTTGGTGAATTGAATAACTTAAAACCCAGGCGTGGAAGACCACCAAAGTTGCAACAAAGCAATGGAGCTCTGAAGGATGAACACACTAAGGGAAGAAAAGATAGGCTGGCAAGAAAATTAAGTATGAAGTTGAGATACGGAGTAAAGACTAATATTCCAACTTATTGTTTATCCTCATATAAGAGGCATATTAGGAAAGAAATACACATGAGAAAATCTATACCGGTTGGAAATGATTTATCTCAGGAAAATTTGATACCAGAAGTAGCACTGACAGCGAGTTCAAAGGTAAATGTAGATGAATACAAGAGGTCAGTAGCAAAGAATTTATTGAGAGAGAGGATTactgaaatattaaaaactgCTGGTTGGACAGTTCAGTATAGGCCCCGATGCAAACGGGAGTACAAGGATGCAGTTTATGTAAGTCCAGAGGGACGAACTCACTGGTCAATCACCTTGGCTTATAATGTGCTTAAAAGGCACTATGAAATAGGTGACGGTGATTCCAAAGTTTATAGGACTGGTTTTACATTTACTCCAATACCGGAGGAAGAAATCATGACACTAACAAGGTTTACAAGAGCTAGGAAGATTGGAGAATTGAAGAATCGAaggagaaatgaaaaattaaaaaagctCATTGAAAGGACGAAGTGTAAAGAGAAAGCAAAATCTTCAAGAAGTCCAGTTTCCAAGTCAAttaagaagaggaaaaaagataTGTCGCATCATGACCTTGATAATTCTGGCCATAACCTAGAAAAGGGGTTTCCTCGGACACAAAATAGTAAGCGATGTGCTTTATTGGTTCGAAATACAGAGGAAACTGCCAATTCTTGCAATGATGGGTATTTTCTATATAAAGGGAAGCGGACACTACTTGCGTGGATGATAGATTTGGGGGTTTTGTCACTTGATGAGAAGGTAAAGTACATGAACCAAAGAAAGACACGGGTGAAGCTTGAGGGTAGGCTTACAAGAGATGGAATTCTTTGCAACTGCTGTGATGAAGTTtttacaatttcaaaatttgaaatgcaTGCCGGAGGCAGAGTTGGTCAGCcacttgaaaatatatatgtacataCTGGTTCTTCCCTCCTCCAATGCCTGTTGGAATCATGGAATAAACAAAATGAACCACAGTGTAAAGGGTACAATTTTGTTGATGTTGATGTCGAAGATCCTAATGATGATACTTGTGGAATTTGTGGAGATGGTGGAGACTTGATTTGTTGTGATAGTTGTCCATCTACATTTCATCAAAGTTGCTTGGATATTAAG AAGTTTCCTTCTGGTCCCTGGCACTGTTTGTATTGTTCATGCAAATCATGTGGACAAGTCACGATGGGGTTATGTCCAAGGGATGATCATCATGAGGCAGCTGCAGCTGTGTTATGTAAATGCCATCTCTGTGAGGAAAAGT ATCATCCCATATGTGTTCAGACAAACGATGCTTCTGGTGATGACGTGAATAACCCATTGTTTTGCGGGAAGAAATGTCAAATG CTACATGAAAGGCTTCAAATGCTTCTTGGGGTCAAGCAGGATATGGAAGAAGGATTTTCATGGACTCTTATTCGTAGAAGTGATGTTGGCTCAGATGTTAGTCTCTGCAGTGAAGTAGCTCAGAAGATTAAATGGAATTCCGAGCTTGCAGTTGCCTTGTTTGTAATGGATGAGTGCTTTTTACCTATCATTGACCACAGAAGTGGCATTAATTTGCTTCATAACATTCTCTATAATTGTGG GTCAAATTTTACTCGTCTAAATTTTAGTGGCTTTTACACTGCAATTCTTGAGAAGGATGATGAGATAATATGTGCCGCATCCTTAAG GATCCATGGAAATGAATTAGCAGAGATGCCATTCATTGGAACTCGTTATATGTTTAGGCGTCAGGGAATGTGCCGTCGCTTTCTTGGTGTGATTGAATCG GCTTTGTCCTCTCTTAATGTGGAAAAGTTGGTCATTCCCGCAATATCTGAACTAAGAGATACATGGACTTCTGTCTTCGGTTTCAAGCCCCTTGAAGAGACTAGCAAGCGAAGGATGAGGAAAATGAGTTTGTTGGTCTTTCCTGGTGTAGAAATGCTGCAGAAACCGCTATTGAAGGATCATCTTCCAATGGAGTGTACACCTCTTGCAGAAG GTTCTAAGTCTCCTCAACTTGCAGAACCACAAACGCTGGAGGTCGTTGCAACCTGTCCTGAAGAGAGACATTTACCTGGTCCTTGTGTAAATTCATGCAGCGAGGGCACTGCAAGTGATGGATTTGGGATTTCTGGTGAACCTGCAGTTGTTGAATCCAGTGttaaacaaaatgataaaattttgaatgatgaTATAGATGATACTTCTGAAGATGTCGAAGCCCATAATGCAGATGTTATCGACAGTACTTTGGGTGAAAGGAACCAAAAGTTTGAGAACTTAATGTGCTCTACATGCCTGACATGTGAGGAAGCTAAAGAGGCTGGCCAATACCAAACGTCTCTTGGTTCTACCATTTCAGACCCTGAAGACCGGACATCGGAACTAAATGGAGAATTGGATGGAAGCTCAGCAATTGATCCAAAGTCCTGCCTGGAATTTCCCAAAGGTACTGATAGTATTGATGGCCAGGCGACTGCAGAAATTTGTATTCCTAGTGACAAACTCGAGTCTACTCACGACGAGCATGTAAATCAGTCGGAGACAATCAGCTCTAGTAACCCGCAAAAGATTGCTTCAGTACATGATGGACAGACGGTTCTCTTTAACTCAGAAACTGCAAATGGTTGTGATGCCACTTTACATATGGACGAGAAAACTTGTTCTCCCTCTGATGGTGATAGGCTTAAAGTTTCTTCTAATTGCCATCCAATGGAGGACGTGATGTAG
- the LOC111807292 gene encoding uncharacterized protein LOC111807292 isoform X3, translating to MEEDLSAEKLVRKAKEEDFDFDLDRVLDGEGNEVLQNLHIDGAENLHSVSISCDCERELLELEIQKGYEARVEEVMVDVFKGSGENAEVEIRSSKRRKVDDDHIEGEDIKVVEKVKIKLMADKLRGSDRVLRSSFAAKIECDSVADSDGNNRTMVVQNCRSSRYGKKLEKLEKGSEDQLLSGNQEVKRKRGRPPKVEKEAEEVVVSPMMTLKRKPGRPPKLESENNHRVVCESRKLKKKRGRPPKTEKENDNPLLPPKLESENNHQLVYESKKLKKKRGRPPKIEKENENPLFPPNLECKNNHQFVCESKKLKKKRGRPPKTEKETDHPLFGELNNLKPRRGRPPKLQQSNGALKDEHTKGRKDRLARKLSMKLRYGVKTNIPTYCLSSYKRHIRKEIHMRKSIPVGNDLSQENLIPEVALTASSKVNVDEYKRSVAKNLLRERITEILKTAGWTVQYRPRCKREYKDAVYVSPEGRTHWSITLAYNVLKRHYEIGDGDSKVYRTGFTFTPIPEEEIMTLTRFTRARKIGELKNRRRNEKLKKLIERTKCKEKAKSSRSPVSKSIKKRKKDMSHHDLDNSGHNLEKGFPRTQNSKRCALLVRNTEETANSCNDGYFLYKGKRTLLAWMIDLGVLSLDEKVKYMNQRKTRVKLEGRLTRDGILCNCCDEVFTISKFEMHAGGRVGQPLENIYVHTGSSLLQCLLESWNKQNEPQCKGYNFVDVDVEDPNDDTCGICGDGGDLICCDSCPSTFHQSCLDIKKFPSGPWHCLYCSCKSCGQVTMGLCPRDDHHEAAAAVLCKCHLCEEKYHPICVQTNDASGDDVNNPLFCGKKCQMLHERLQMLLGVKQDMEEGFSWTLIRRSDVGSDVSLCSEVAQKIKWNSELAVALFVMDECFLPIIDHRSGINLLHNILYNCGSNFTRLNFSGFYTAILEKDDEIICAASLRIHGNELAEMPFIGTRYMFRRQGMCRRFLGVIESALSSLNVEKLVIPAISELRDTWTSVFGFKPLEETSKRRMRKMSLLVFPGVEMLQKPLLKDHLPMECTPLAEEPQTLEVVATCPEERHLPGPCVNSCSEGTASDGFGISGEPAVVESSVKQNDKILNDDIDDTSEDVEAHNADVIDSTLGERNQKFENLMCSTCLTCEEAKEAGQYQTSLGSTISDPEDRTSELNGELDGSSAIDPKSCLEFPKGTDSIDGQATAEICIPSDKLESTHDEHVNQSETISSSNPQKIASVHDGQTVLFNSETANGCDATLHMDEKTCSPSDGDRLKVSSNCHPMEDVM from the exons ATGGAGGAGGACTTGAGTGCTGAGAAATTGGTGAGGAAGGCGAAGGAggaagattttgattttgatcttgATCGAGTTCTGGAtggggaggggaacgaagtgTTGCAGAATCTTCATATAGATGGTGCGGAAAATCTGCATTCGGTTTCAATCAGCTGTGATTGTGAGAGAGAGTTGTTGGAGTTGGAAATCCAGAAGGGATATGAGGCGAGAGTGGAGGAAGTCATGGTGGATGTGTTTAAGGGTAGTGGGGAAAATGCTGAAGTGGAAATAAGGAGTAGCAAAAGGAGGAAGGTGGATGATGACCACATTGAAGGTGAAGATATAAAGGTAGTGgagaaagtgaaaataaaacttatgGCTGATAAACTGCGGGGTAGTGATCGAGTTTTGCGGTCGAGTTTTGCAGCAAAGATAGAGTGTGATAGTGTAGCTGATAGTGACGGGAATAATAGGACTATGGTGGTGCAGAATTGTAGGAGCAGTAGGTATGGCAAGAAATTAGAgaagttggagaagggaagtGAAGATCAATTGCTCTCTGGAAATCAGGAGGTAAAAAGAAAGCGTGGGAGACCGCCGAAGGTGGAAAAGGAAGCTGAGGAAGTAGTTGTTAGCCCTATGATGACGTTGAAACGTAAGCCTGGAAGACCACCcaagttggagagtgaaaACAACCATCGAGTTGTCTGCGAGTCGAGGAAGTTAAAAAAGAAGCGTGGAAGGCCACCCAAgactgaaaaggaaaatgacaATCCGTTGCTTCCACCAAAGTTGGAGAGTGAAAATAACCATCAACTTGTCTATGAGTCGAAGAAGTTAAAAAAGAAGCGTGGAAGACCACCCAAGatcgaaaaggaaaatgaaaatccaTTGTTTCCACCCAATTTGGAGTGTAAAAACAACCATCAATTTGTCTGTGAGTCGAAGAAGTTAAAAAAGAAGCGGGGAAGGCCACCCAAGACTGAAAAGGAAACTGACCATCCATTGTTTGGTGAATTGAATAACTTAAAACCCAGGCGTGGAAGACCACCAAAGTTGCAACAAAGCAATGGAGCTCTGAAGGATGAACACACTAAGGGAAGAAAAGATAGGCTGGCAAGAAAATTAAGTATGAAGTTGAGATACGGAGTAAAGACTAATATTCCAACTTATTGTTTATCCTCATATAAGAGGCATATTAGGAAAGAAATACACATGAGAAAATCTATACCGGTTGGAAATGATTTATCTCAGGAAAATTTGATACCAGAAGTAGCACTGACAGCGAGTTCAAAGGTAAATGTAGATGAATACAAGAGGTCAGTAGCAAAGAATTTATTGAGAGAGAGGATTactgaaatattaaaaactgCTGGTTGGACAGTTCAGTATAGGCCCCGATGCAAACGGGAGTACAAGGATGCAGTTTATGTAAGTCCAGAGGGACGAACTCACTGGTCAATCACCTTGGCTTATAATGTGCTTAAAAGGCACTATGAAATAGGTGACGGTGATTCCAAAGTTTATAGGACTGGTTTTACATTTACTCCAATACCGGAGGAAGAAATCATGACACTAACAAGGTTTACAAGAGCTAGGAAGATTGGAGAATTGAAGAATCGAaggagaaatgaaaaattaaaaaagctCATTGAAAGGACGAAGTGTAAAGAGAAAGCAAAATCTTCAAGAAGTCCAGTTTCCAAGTCAAttaagaagaggaaaaaagataTGTCGCATCATGACCTTGATAATTCTGGCCATAACCTAGAAAAGGGGTTTCCTCGGACACAAAATAGTAAGCGATGTGCTTTATTGGTTCGAAATACAGAGGAAACTGCCAATTCTTGCAATGATGGGTATTTTCTATATAAAGGGAAGCGGACACTACTTGCGTGGATGATAGATTTGGGGGTTTTGTCACTTGATGAGAAGGTAAAGTACATGAACCAAAGAAAGACACGGGTGAAGCTTGAGGGTAGGCTTACAAGAGATGGAATTCTTTGCAACTGCTGTGATGAAGTTtttacaatttcaaaatttgaaatgcaTGCCGGAGGCAGAGTTGGTCAGCcacttgaaaatatatatgtacataCTGGTTCTTCCCTCCTCCAATGCCTGTTGGAATCATGGAATAAACAAAATGAACCACAGTGTAAAGGGTACAATTTTGTTGATGTTGATGTCGAAGATCCTAATGATGATACTTGTGGAATTTGTGGAGATGGTGGAGACTTGATTTGTTGTGATAGTTGTCCATCTACATTTCATCAAAGTTGCTTGGATATTAAG AAGTTTCCTTCTGGTCCCTGGCACTGTTTGTATTGTTCATGCAAATCATGTGGACAAGTCACGATGGGGTTATGTCCAAGGGATGATCATCATGAGGCAGCTGCAGCTGTGTTATGTAAATGCCATCTCTGTGAGGAAAAGT ATCATCCCATATGTGTTCAGACAAACGATGCTTCTGGTGATGACGTGAATAACCCATTGTTTTGCGGGAAGAAATGTCAAATG CTACATGAAAGGCTTCAAATGCTTCTTGGGGTCAAGCAGGATATGGAAGAAGGATTTTCATGGACTCTTATTCGTAGAAGTGATGTTGGCTCAGATGTTAGTCTCTGCAGTGAAGTAGCTCAGAAGATTAAATGGAATTCCGAGCTTGCAGTTGCCTTGTTTGTAATGGATGAGTGCTTTTTACCTATCATTGACCACAGAAGTGGCATTAATTTGCTTCATAACATTCTCTATAATTGTGG GTCAAATTTTACTCGTCTAAATTTTAGTGGCTTTTACACTGCAATTCTTGAGAAGGATGATGAGATAATATGTGCCGCATCCTTAAG GATCCATGGAAATGAATTAGCAGAGATGCCATTCATTGGAACTCGTTATATGTTTAGGCGTCAGGGAATGTGCCGTCGCTTTCTTGGTGTGATTGAATCG GCTTTGTCCTCTCTTAATGTGGAAAAGTTGGTCATTCCCGCAATATCTGAACTAAGAGATACATGGACTTCTGTCTTCGGTTTCAAGCCCCTTGAAGAGACTAGCAAGCGAAGGATGAGGAAAATGAGTTTGTTGGTCTTTCCTGGTGTAGAAATGCTGCAGAAACCGCTATTGAAGGATCATCTTCCAATGGAGTGTACACCTCTTGCAGAAG AACCACAAACGCTGGAGGTCGTTGCAACCTGTCCTGAAGAGAGACATTTACCTGGTCCTTGTGTAAATTCATGCAGCGAGGGCACTGCAAGTGATGGATTTGGGATTTCTGGTGAACCTGCAGTTGTTGAATCCAGTGttaaacaaaatgataaaattttgaatgatgaTATAGATGATACTTCTGAAGATGTCGAAGCCCATAATGCAGATGTTATCGACAGTACTTTGGGTGAAAGGAACCAAAAGTTTGAGAACTTAATGTGCTCTACATGCCTGACATGTGAGGAAGCTAAAGAGGCTGGCCAATACCAAACGTCTCTTGGTTCTACCATTTCAGACCCTGAAGACCGGACATCGGAACTAAATGGAGAATTGGATGGAAGCTCAGCAATTGATCCAAAGTCCTGCCTGGAATTTCCCAAAGGTACTGATAGTATTGATGGCCAGGCGACTGCAGAAATTTGTATTCCTAGTGACAAACTCGAGTCTACTCACGACGAGCATGTAAATCAGTCGGAGACAATCAGCTCTAGTAACCCGCAAAAGATTGCTTCAGTACATGATGGACAGACGGTTCTCTTTAACTCAGAAACTGCAAATGGTTGTGATGCCACTTTACATATGGACGAGAAAACTTGTTCTCCCTCTGATGGTGATAGGCTTAAAGTTTCTTCTAATTGCCATCCAATGGAGGACGTGATGTAG